One Anaerobacillus alkaliphilus DNA window includes the following coding sequences:
- the aguB gene encoding N-carbamoylputrescine amidase, producing MRKVVVAATQMSCSTNIEENIQKAEKLVREAAAKGAQIILLQELFETPYFCQKEKADYYVYATELEENKAINHFKKVAKELQVVLPISFYEKKNYARYNSLAVIDADGEVLGKYRKSHIPDGPGYEEKFYFNPGDTGFKVWKTRYAKIGIGICWDQWYPEAARCMALMGAELLFYPTAIGSEPQDAGIDSKDHWQMCMLGHAASNLMPVIASNRIGLEVDEDSSITFYGSSFIAGPQGNKVVEAGRDEETVLVAEFDLNQLETQRIEWGIFRDRRPDLYKIITSYDGELMRD from the coding sequence ATGAGAAAAGTTGTCGTAGCAGCAACGCAAATGAGCTGCTCTACTAATATAGAAGAAAACATTCAAAAAGCAGAAAAGCTAGTGAGAGAGGCAGCGGCTAAAGGTGCACAAATCATCCTTTTACAAGAATTATTTGAGACGCCGTACTTCTGTCAAAAAGAAAAAGCAGATTACTATGTTTATGCCACTGAGCTAGAAGAAAATAAGGCGATTAATCACTTTAAGAAAGTTGCCAAAGAGCTTCAAGTTGTTTTACCAATTAGTTTTTACGAGAAGAAAAACTATGCTCGTTACAATTCGTTGGCTGTAATTGATGCTGATGGTGAAGTTTTAGGCAAGTATCGTAAAAGTCATATTCCAGATGGACCTGGGTATGAAGAGAAGTTTTACTTTAATCCAGGTGATACAGGTTTTAAAGTCTGGAAAACACGCTATGCAAAAATTGGAATTGGAATCTGTTGGGATCAGTGGTATCCGGAAGCAGCTAGATGTATGGCGTTAATGGGTGCTGAGTTATTGTTTTACCCAACAGCAATAGGATCTGAGCCACAAGATGCAGGAATTGACTCGAAGGATCATTGGCAAATGTGCATGCTTGGACATGCTGCATCTAACCTTATGCCGGTTATTGCTTCTAACCGCATTGGCCTCGAAGTAGATGAGGACTCAAGTATTACGTTCTATGGTTCATCGTTTATTGCTGGCCCTCAAGGAAACAAAGTTGTTGAAGCAGGACGTGATGAGGAAACAGTGTTGGTTGCAGAGTTTGATTTAAATCAACTAGAAACACAACGTATTGAATGGGGTATCTTCCGCGATCGTCGTCCTGATTTGTATAAGATTATTACAAGCTATGACGGTGAATTAATGAGAGATTAA
- a CDS encoding amidohydrolase family protein, whose product MKAYVIKAKKIVTVSKKGSIENGAMVVRFGKVREVGKWEMIKQQFADLEVIDCSNHIITPSLVDCHTHLLEYGPSTLYPVANATHFMAGNALLLQALLSGITAIGEQISGQPQGDFSIEDYREVVRSLPINVSFAATSISTYLKTITTNNSITKPKDIEKGDLTNPMLVFQLARESDYPGENLFINVPPANFIMKQGPKAGEFMYTISELKDIVKTFHTLNKKIGVHVAGEEGIRMALEANVDVLHHAHGITTELIILAAIQGTKIVATPLGGTHLPPNSPENIVELTVHNIPVSIATDAYLPPDPNVSWLPFQDQKLRGPEVLMEIAHPAMQLLKQQNFDENKILALLTANPAQILGKEKLFGSLAKGMDANFLVSEGIPGLEITDVNKIKAVYYKGEKVISRN is encoded by the coding sequence ATGAAAGCATATGTAATTAAAGCGAAAAAAATAGTAACCGTAAGTAAGAAGGGATCGATTGAAAACGGCGCAATGGTCGTAAGATTTGGTAAAGTCCGTGAAGTAGGTAAATGGGAGATGATAAAACAACAATTTGCTGACCTAGAAGTCATTGATTGTTCAAATCACATAATTACACCCTCATTGGTGGATTGCCATACGCATTTACTAGAATATGGCCCTTCAACTTTGTATCCAGTGGCAAATGCAACTCATTTTATGGCTGGAAATGCCCTCCTACTTCAAGCTCTGTTATCAGGAATTACCGCTATAGGAGAACAGATTTCTGGGCAACCACAAGGCGATTTTTCAATAGAAGATTATCGAGAGGTCGTCCGGAGTTTACCAATCAATGTTTCTTTTGCTGCCACTAGTATCTCCACTTACCTTAAAACGATCACTACTAACAATTCAATTACAAAACCAAAGGATATTGAAAAAGGTGACTTAACCAATCCAATGCTTGTCTTTCAGCTGGCAAGAGAAAGTGACTATCCAGGGGAGAATTTATTCATTAATGTACCCCCAGCAAATTTCATAATGAAACAAGGACCAAAAGCAGGAGAATTCATGTACACCATCTCTGAACTTAAAGACATCGTCAAGACATTTCACACCTTAAATAAAAAAATTGGTGTTCATGTTGCTGGAGAGGAAGGTATCCGAATGGCGTTGGAAGCAAACGTCGATGTCCTTCACCACGCCCATGGCATTACAACCGAGTTAATCATATTGGCGGCAATACAAGGAACAAAAATTGTTGCCACACCATTAGGTGGTACTCATTTACCGCCAAACTCACCTGAGAACATAGTTGAGCTTACAGTTCATAATATCCCGGTATCAATTGCAACTGATGCATATCTTCCGCCAGACCCTAATGTTTCATGGTTACCATTTCAGGATCAAAAACTCCGCGGTCCTGAAGTACTCATGGAAATCGCTCATCCAGCAATGCAACTGTTAAAACAACAAAATTTTGATGAAAACAAAATTCTAGCCCTTCTTACAGCTAATCCTGCTCAAATTCTCGGTAAAGAAAAGCTATTCGGTAGTTTAGCGAAAGGGATGGATGCAAATTTCCTTGTGTCAGAGGGGATACCTGGCTTAGAGATCACAGACGTGAATAAAATTAAAGCTGTCTACTATAAAGGGGAAAAGGTAATTAGTCGGAATTGA